The genomic segment ATGCCATACAGGCGGATGTGCGCTGGCTGGGTTTCGAATGGGACGGTGCGGTGCGGTTTACCTCCGACTATTTCGATACGCTCTACGACTATGCGCTGCACCTGATCGAAAATGGCGACGCCTATGTCGACGAACTGAGTTCCGAACAGGCCCGGGCGTACCGGGGCGACTGGAATACGCCGGGTAAGAACAGCCCCTACCGTGATCGCAGCGTTGCAGAGAACCTGGCCGCGTTCGAGAAGATGCGCACCGGGGCGTTCGCCGAAGGACAAGCCGCCCTGCGCGCCAAGATCGACATGGCCAGCGGCAACATGAATCTGCGGGACCCGATCATCTATCGGATCCGGCATGCGTCGCATCATCAGACCGGCGATGCGTGGTGTATCTATCCGTCCTACGATTTCGCACACGGCCAGTCGGATGCCATCGAGGGCGTCACCCATTCGATCTGCACGCTCGAGTTCGAGGATCACCGCCCGCTCTACGACTGGTTTCTGGATCATCTGCCCGTGCCGGCCCGCCCGGTCCAGACCGAGTTCGGCCGGCTCAATCTGAACTACACGATCACCAGCAAGCGCAAACTCAAGCGTCTGGTCGATGAACGGATCGTCGATGGCTGGGACGATCCGCGTATGCCCACGATCAGCGGTATTCGCCGTCGCGGCTATACGCCGGCGGCGATCCGCGGTTTCTGCCAGACCATTGGCGTGTCGCGTTCGGACGGCGTGATCGATGCCAGCGTGCTGGAAGCCGCGGTGCGCGACGATCTCAACCACGCAGCCGCGCGGGCGATGTGCGTGATGGACCCGCTCAAGCTGGTCCTCACCAATGTCGATGCCGACACCGTCGAGCAGCTGTCGGCGCCGGGTCATCCCAACCGCGACGACCTGCCGGAGCGGCATCTGCCGTTCACCCGCGAGATCTATATCGAGCGCGAGGACTTCCGCGAACAGGCCAACAAGAAGTACAAGCGCCTCGTGCTGGGCAAGAAAGTACGCCTGCGCAATGCGTACGTGATCACGGCAAACGACATCGTGACCGACGATGCCGGGGAGATCATCGAAGTTCATTGCACCTACGATCCCGACACGCTCGGCGACAACCCGGCCGACGGCATCAAGCCCAAAGGCGTGATCCACTGGGTGTCGGCCAGCCACGGCAAGCAGGCACTGGTGCGGGAATATGACCGGCTGTTCGCCGCGCCCCATCCCGGCCGTGGAGCAGGCGATTTCCTCGACGACCTGAACCCGGCTTCGCTGACCGTCCATCGGGGATGCTGGATCGAGCCGGGGCTGGCGGACGTGACGCCCGAAACACGGGTGCAGTTCGAGCGCATCGGCTATTTCGTGACTGACCGCTACGATCACGCGCCGGGTGCGCCAGTGTTCAACCGGGTCGTCGCGCTGCGCGATACCTGGGGCAAGATCGACGCAGACCGCGCCTGACACGGGCCCGGGGAGTCAGACCATGGCGATGACCGACTGGAGCGCCTGCGAACAGCGGCTGGAAGCGGGCGTTCAGGCCCTGCAGGCCGATGTGGATGCGCACGCCCAGGCTCAGCTGATTGCCTATCTCAAGGAACTGGTCGCCTGGAACGGCACCTACAACCTCACCGCCGTACGCGATCCGCTGGTCATGGTCACCCGGCACCTGCTCGACAGCCTGGTCGTGCTGGACTTCGTGACTGGCCGTCGGCTGGTCGACGTGGGCAGCGGCCCGGGGCTGCCGGGCCTGGTGCTGGCCATTGCACGCACCGATCTCGCCGTCACCCTGGTCGAAACCAACGGCAAGAAGGCCGCGTTCCTGCGCCACGCGCGCCGACGTCTTGGCCTGACCAACGTCGAAGTCGTGCAGGCGCGTGTCGAGCGCTGGACGCCCGCAATACGCTTCGATTGCGTGATCTGCCGGGCGTTCGCCGCCGCCGGCGAGTGCGCACGGCTGGCTGGCCACCTGATCGCTCCGGGTGGGCGTTTTCTACTGATGAAGGGGCGCGACCCGGCCACGGAACTGGCCGATTTGCCGCTGGATTTCCGGCATGTCGATACCATCGCGTTGACCGTGCCGGGTCTCGACGAGCAGCGCCATCTGGCGGTTCTCGAGCCGGGGCTGATCTGAATCAATACGCCAGCGCCCGTGCAGGGGCGGCGCAGGATGCCCGCGGTGCTTTAGGATAGTCGGCTATGAGCAATATCATCGCCATTGCCAATCAGAAAGGCGGCGTCGGCAAGACCACGACCAGCATCAACCTTGCGGCCGCACTCGCCGAGGCCGAGCAGCGCGTGCTGCTCGTGGACATGGACGCCCAGGGCAACGCCACCATGGGTGTGGGGGTGGACAAGAATGCGCTGAATGCGACCGTCTGCGATTTTCTGCTCGGCGACAAGGGCGTGGCCGAAGCGCTGCAGGTCGTGCTCGACGGCGACATGTATCTGCTCGGCGCCAACGGCGACATGACCGCC from the Salinisphaera sp. T31B1 genome contains:
- a CDS encoding glutamine--tRNA ligase/YqeY domain fusion protein; translated protein: MTDHASSPHAGPNFVAQMIAEQIRTGEHAGEVITRFPPEPNGYLHIGHAKSICLNFGLAERFGGRCRLRFDDTNPEKENQEYIDAIQADVRWLGFEWDGAVRFTSDYFDTLYDYALHLIENGDAYVDELSSEQARAYRGDWNTPGKNSPYRDRSVAENLAAFEKMRTGAFAEGQAALRAKIDMASGNMNLRDPIIYRIRHASHHQTGDAWCIYPSYDFAHGQSDAIEGVTHSICTLEFEDHRPLYDWFLDHLPVPARPVQTEFGRLNLNYTITSKRKLKRLVDERIVDGWDDPRMPTISGIRRRGYTPAAIRGFCQTIGVSRSDGVIDASVLEAAVRDDLNHAAARAMCVMDPLKLVLTNVDADTVEQLSAPGHPNRDDLPERHLPFTREIYIEREDFREQANKKYKRLVLGKKVRLRNAYVITANDIVTDDAGEIIEVHCTYDPDTLGDNPADGIKPKGVIHWVSASHGKQALVREYDRLFAAPHPGRGAGDFLDDLNPASLTVHRGCWIEPGLADVTPETRVQFERIGYFVTDRYDHAPGAPVFNRVVALRDTWGKIDADRA
- the rsmG gene encoding 16S rRNA (guanine(527)-N(7))-methyltransferase RsmG, whose product is MAMTDWSACEQRLEAGVQALQADVDAHAQAQLIAYLKELVAWNGTYNLTAVRDPLVMVTRHLLDSLVVLDFVTGRRLVDVGSGPGLPGLVLAIARTDLAVTLVETNGKKAAFLRHARRRLGLTNVEVVQARVERWTPAIRFDCVICRAFAAAGECARLAGHLIAPGGRFLLMKGRDPATELADLPLDFRHVDTIALTVPGLDEQRHLAVLEPGLI